One window of Triticum dicoccoides isolate Atlit2015 ecotype Zavitan chromosome 5A, WEW_v2.0, whole genome shotgun sequence genomic DNA carries:
- the LOC119300889 gene encoding uncharacterized protein LOC119300889 translates to MRLMDKFKQMAKDLGTDDLVLHAKRILHSSFAVAYQSSCDYPMVLGAGILLLLLHRICPPLLAFLVSSSPLLLLTGLLLGALLSYGEPNTPSVTAEGDSDNQQTLTPESKNSIADCSTEEVESVTIETCLEKRTGSAGVYVEERAPANNTHDNHCEETNVMFLAADTVLSTESSKYAQSNVIMGREGYGEQISEKSDLQEFESSNNERGDYEVHNHYQFGEPTSPCWQSADRQDPCYGSESDLTDDSSSPDASMTDIIPMLEELHPLIDLGTGHPTLASRSRDNLNSSSDDDESDLEEDDDDDSISDDEDEGEEEEKDDGNDQEDVIGKNGRADGLMELQRAKNILKFELDQRLMDLQTADATQKLKEASRFFVQVPSISTPRGQPYDPSNASGEGEVIELPQIPDSAPSVLLPMGSLFDLPSDHIVDHNSQLEETWTPRSYSPATQLRKHGNFHGRHSANPCRSGLKSEKGEIGGEDALGSHSDSDAAKQGNDGRLSCSQEAHLGEEIKILSPVISDAGVLKGDYGMHEGNNNADSSDDINSFPTMKNESSTSEAEVSVHPGGEQSVLCCLSKVNNSEQYVVEANSIDEVNSLFRSRMEEVLVQSVSEPVMGQPLTVTLEDDSSDPALCPNPGMHAIEASSVEELNSQFVQINHEVLTYDAWDVEPVQEKSSEEAFLAADEHTSEVPVGNGSRELSTAEENQQFAGTSRLHVIEVTSAEEMKRLFNTLEDVQDQMHHSSEHKLAQGTGGSASGTLGLETEPVEDAGSAFEQLISGHDKGKMSQDVEVELKPSELNSELEVTEAQTLDDDSSYDTFGSGSKVTELKDSAGTPKSVAVEGRHEEDV, encoded by the exons ATGCGTTTAATGGACAAATTTAAGCAGATGGCTAAGGATCTCGGCACAGACGATCTCGTTCTGCACGCTAAGAGAATATTGCATTCCTCTTTCGCAGTTGCTTATCAGTCTTCTTGTGATTATCCTATGGTACTCGGTGCTGGGATCTTGTTGCTGCTACTACATAGGATTTGCCCTCCTCTACTTGCTTTCCTAGTGTCTTCCTCTCCCCTCCTGCTGTTAACCGGACTTCTTCTCGGAGCCCTTTTGAGTTATGGTGAACCAAATACCCCCTCAGTGACTGCAGAAGGAGACTCTGATAATCAACAAACTTTGACCCCGGAGTCCAAAAATTCCATTGCTGACTGCTCGACCGAGGAGGTTGAGAGTGTTACTATCGAGACTTGCTTGGAGAAGAGAACCGGCAGTGCAGGAGTATATGTCGAGGAGAGAGCCCCGGCCAATAACACGCATGACAATCACTGCGAAGAAACAAATGTCATGTTTCTGGCAGCTGATACTGTGCTTAGCACGGAGTCTTCTAAATATGCCCAGAGCAATGTCATCATGGGAAGAGAAGGATATGGTGAGCAAATCAGCGAGAAGTCTGATCTGCAAGAATTTGAGAGCAGCAATAATGAAAGAGGTGACTATGAAGTACACAATCATTATCAGTTTGGTGAACCCACGAGTCCCTGCTGGCAGTCTGCTGACCGGCAGGATCCTTGTTATGGTTCTGAATCTGATCTTACTGATGACAGTTCTTCTCCTGATGCATCCATGACCGACATAATCCCAATGCTTGAAGAGTTGCACCCACTGATAGACTTGGGGACTGGTCACCCCACCTTGGCCTCCAGGTCCAGGGACAACTTGAATTCTTCATCAGATGACGATGAGAGTGACCTTGAGGAGGATGACGATGACGACAGTATCTCGGACGATGAAGatgaaggagaggaagaggagaaagaTGATGGAAATGATCAGGAGGATGTCATAGGAAAGAATGGTAGGGCCGATGGTCTGATGGAGCTGCAGAGAGCAAAGAATATCCTGAAGTTTGAACTCGATCAGAGGCTAATGGACTTGCAAACCGCTGATGCAACACAGAAATTGAAGGAGGCATCCCGTTTCTTTGTCCAGGTTCCTTCCATTTCCACACCAAGAGGGCAACCATATGATCCTTCAAATGCCTCAGGGGAAGGGGAAGTGATAGAGTTACCCCAGATACCTGATTCAGCACCATCTGTCCTCCTGCCTATGGGAAGCCTATTTGATCTTCCTTCTGACCATATTGTGGACCATAACAGTCAATTGGAAGAAACTTGGACTCCTCGCTCGTACTCTCCAGCAACACAGCTTAGAAAGCATGGAAACTTCCATGGACGGCACTCCGCTAATCCGTGTCGCAGTGGCCTCAAATCGGAGAAAGGTGAAATTGGTGGAGAAGATGCCCTTGGTAGTCACTCGGACAGTGATGCTGCTAAGCAAGGGAATGATGGGAGGTTATCTTGTTCACAGGAAGCACATTTAGGTGAAGAGATCAAAATACTAAGCCCAGTAATTTCAGATGCTGGTGTGTTGAAAGGAGATTACGGGATGCATGAAGGCAATAACAATGCTGATTCCAGTGATGATATAAATTCATTTCCTACCATGAAAAATGAATCCAGCACTTCAGAAGCGGAGGTTTCAGTTCATCCAG GCGGTGAGCAATCAGTGCTATGCTGTCTATCCAAAGTAAATAATTCTGAGCAATATGTCGTCGAAGCGAATTCCATCGATGAAGTTAACTCGTTATTCAGGAGCCGCATGGAGGAAGTGCTAGTGCAGTCCGTTTCAGAGCCCGTTATGGGGCAACCTTTGACAGTTACACTTGAAGATGACTCGAGTGACCCGGCGTTATGTCCAAACCCCGGGATGCATGCCATTGAAGCGAGTTCAGTTGAAGAATTAAATTCACAATTTGTACAAATCAATCACGAAGTACTGACATATGACGCTTGGGATGTTGAGCCGGTTCAAGAAAAGTCAAGTGAAGAAGCATTTCTTGCTGCAGATGAGCATACTTCAGAAGTCCCAGTTGGAAATGGGTCCAGAGAGCTATCAACTGCAGAAGAAAACCAGCAGTTCGCAGGTACTTCTAGGCTCCATGTTATTGAGGTGACCTCAGCTGAAGAGATGAAAAGGCTATTCAATACACTCGAAGATGTGCAGGACCAGATGCATCATAGCTCAGAGCACAAGCTTGCTCAAGGTACAGGAGGGAGTGCTTCTGGCACGCTAGGTCTTGAAACAGAGCCCGTCGAAGATGCCGGCTCTGCTTTCGAGCAGTTAATCTCTGGCCATGACAAGGGGAAGATGTCTCAAGATGTTGAGGTGGAGCTGAAGCCATCCGAGCTCAACTCTGAACTGGAGGTTACCGAGGCCCAAACTCTGGATGATGATTCTAGTTATGACACATTTGGCAGTGGTTCTAAAGTAACTGAGCTCAAAGATTCAGCTGGAACTCCTAAATCTGTTGCTGTTGAAGGGCGGCATGAGGAAGATGTTTGA
- the LOC119297189 gene encoding NDR1/HIN1-like protein 13 — MADRVHPMQSPPHPASPLPPPDQEDAAAAAATETTPLHPTFYEPPAPPPGTYIVQIPKDQVLRVPPPDRASRYKSLAERPVRRRRLRRACFGACGAVLFLAVAAAVFVGAVYLVFRPRAPAFSVASLSIRGLDVAALPPSSLSPELDVALRADNGANRKVGVDYRGAGEVAVSYSGARLAAGQWPAFHQAPRNVTVLSTTLRGTGVSFSDEQRKQLAAEQAARAVPLTVEARVPVRLRFGKVLRTWTVDVKATCQVTVDRLAGEAAAANRGCRVKVRPFLWWWW, encoded by the coding sequence ATGGCCGACCGCGTCCACCCCATGCAGTCTCCGCCGCATCCCGCGTCCCCTCTGCCGCCGCCGGACcaggaggacgcggcggcggcggcggccacggaGACCACGCCGCTCCACCCCACCTTCTAcgagccgccggcgccgccgcccgggACGTACATCGTCCAGATTCCAAAGGACCAGGTCCTCCGCGTGCCGCCCCCCGACCGGGCCAGCCGGTACAAGAGTCTCGCGGAGCGCCCGGTccggcgccgccgcctgcgccgcgcCTGCTTTGGCGCCTGCGGGGCCGTGCTCttccttgccgtcgccgccgccgtgttCGTGGGCGCCGTGTACCTCGTCTTCCGCCCCCGCGCGCCCGCCTTCTCCGTCGCCTCCCTCTCCATCCGCGGCCTCGACGTGGCCGCCCTGCCGCCCTCTTCGCTCTCGCCGGAGCTCGACGTCGCCCTGCGCGCGGACAACGGCGCGAACAGGAAGGTGGGCGTCGACTACCGCGGCGCCGGCGAGGTGGCGGTCTCCTACTCCGGTGCGCGCCTTGCGGCCGGCCAGTGGCCGGCGTTCCACCAGGCGCCGAGGAACGTGACGGTGCTCTCCACGACGCTGAGGGGGACCGGCGTGAGCTTCAGCGACGAGCAGAGGAAGCAGCTGGCCGCGGAGCAGGCGGCGCGCGCGGTGCCGCTGACGGTGGAGGCGCGGGTGCCCGTGCGGCTGCGGTTCGGGAAGGTGCTGCGGACGTGGACGGTGGACGTGAAGGCGACGTGCCAGGTGACGGTTGACAGGCTGGCCGGCGAGGCAGCGGCGGCCAACAGAGGATGCCGGGTCAAGGTCAGgccgttcttgtggtggtggtggtga